A region of Paenimyroides aestuarii DNA encodes the following proteins:
- the trxB gene encoding thioredoxin-disulfide reductase — protein sequence MSTTIETVKCLIIGSGPAGYTAAIYAARANMNPVLYQGMQPGGQLTTTNEVENFPGYPDGVTGPEMMMQLQAQAKRFGTDVRDGFATKVDLSGELKKIWINDTIEIHAKTVIISTGATAKYLGIPSEQHYLQMGGGVSACAVCDGFFYRNQEVIIVGAGDSACEEAHYLSHLCKKVTMLVRSEKFRASKIMEERVKNTPNIEILMSTEIDEVLGDGQIVNGVRIVNNKTNEKKEIAVTGVFVAIGHKPNTDIFAGQLTMDETGYLITEGKTSKTNVPGVFACGDVQDKDYRQAITAAGSGCIAALDAERYLASL from the coding sequence ATGTCAACAACTATAGAAACGGTAAAATGTTTAATAATAGGTTCGGGGCCAGCAGGTTATACTGCGGCGATTTATGCGGCTCGTGCCAATATGAATCCTGTATTGTATCAAGGAATGCAACCTGGCGGTCAGTTAACCACAACAAATGAAGTAGAAAATTTCCCAGGCTATCCAGATGGGGTTACAGGTCCAGAAATGATGATGCAACTGCAAGCGCAAGCTAAGCGTTTTGGAACAGATGTACGTGACGGTTTTGCTACCAAGGTTGATTTATCGGGCGAATTGAAAAAAATATGGATCAATGACACGATTGAAATTCATGCAAAAACAGTAATTATATCAACAGGGGCAACAGCTAAATACTTAGGTATTCCGTCTGAACAGCACTATTTGCAAATGGGTGGCGGTGTATCGGCTTGTGCAGTTTGCGATGGTTTTTTCTACCGTAATCAAGAAGTAATTATTGTTGGTGCAGGCGATTCGGCTTGTGAAGAAGCCCATTATTTGTCGCATTTATGTAAAAAAGTTACTATGCTGGTTCGTTCTGAAAAATTTCGTGCATCAAAAATCATGGAGGAACGTGTGAAAAACACACCAAACATTGAAATTTTAATGAGCACCGAAATTGATGAAGTTTTGGGCGACGGACAAATTGTTAACGGAGTGCGTATAGTGAATAATAAAACCAACGAGAAAAAGGAAATCGCTGTTACAGGTGTTTTTGTGGCAATTGGTCACAAACCTAATACCGATATTTTCGCCGGACAATTAACGATGGACGAAACAGGGTATTTAATCACCGAAGGAAAAACATCTAAAACAAACGTTCCCGGCGTTTTTGCGTGTGGTGATGTGCAGGATAAAGATTACCGACAAGCAATTACTGCTGCTGGATCGGGCTGTATTGCGGCTTTAGATGCCGAACGTTATTTAGCAAGTTTATAA
- a CDS encoding GIY-YIG nuclease family protein, with protein sequence MFYTYILYSTKSLKYYVGQTNNLSDRINRHNAAQQIATKNGIPWILITYFECQSRSEAVQLENKIKKRGAKRFLFDIGFYEI encoded by the coding sequence ATGTTTTATACTTATATTTTATATAGTACCAAGTCTTTGAAGTATTATGTTGGGCAAACCAATAATTTATCCGACAGAATCAATCGGCACAACGCGGCACAACAAATTGCAACTAAAAACGGCATCCCGTGGATTTTAATAACTTATTTTGAATGTCAGTCGAGAAGTGAAGCGGTTCAACTCGAAAACAAAATAAAAAAAAGAGGTGCTAAAAGATTTCTTTTTGATATTGGATTTTATGAAATATAA
- a CDS encoding GIY-YIG nuclease family protein, whose amino-acid sequence MFYTYILYSTKSLKYYVGQTNNLSDRINRHNTAQQIATKNGIPWILITYFECQSRSEAVQLENKIKKRGAKRFLFDIGFYEI is encoded by the coding sequence ATGTTTTATACTTATATTTTATATAGTACCAAGTCTTTGAAGTATTATGTTGGGCAAACCAATAATTTATCCGACAGAATCAATCGGCACAACACGGCACAACAAATTGCAACTAAAAACGGCATCCCGTGGATTTTAATAACTTATTTTGAATGTCAGTCGAGAAGTGAAGCGGTTCAACTCGAAAACAAAATAAAAAAAAGAGGTGCTAAAAGATTTCTTTTTGATATTGGATTTTATGAAATATAA
- a CDS encoding GIY-YIG nuclease family protein: MFYTYILYSTKSLKYYVGQTNNLSDRINRHNTAQQIATKNGIPWILITYFECQSRSEAVQLENKIKKRGGKRFLFDIGFYEI, encoded by the coding sequence ATGTTTTATACTTATATTTTATATAGTACCAAGTCTTTGAAGTATTATGTTGGGCAAACCAATAATTTATCCGACAGAATCAATCGGCACAACACGGCACAACAAATTGCAACTAAAAACGGCATCCCGTGGATTTTAATAACTTATTTTGAATGTCAGTCGAGAAGTGAAGCGGTTCAACTCGAAAACAAAATAAAAAAAAGAGGTGGTAAAAGATTTCTTTTTGATATTGGATTTTATGAAATATAA